One genomic region from Pararge aegeria chromosome 14, ilParAegt1.1, whole genome shotgun sequence encodes:
- the LOC120629190 gene encoding mitochondrial dicarboxylate carrier-like: METGKEVRVSLWYFGGLASAGAACVTHPLDLLKVQMQTQKGKNISMFQLTGIVLKNQGVMGLYNGISASLLRQLTYSTARFGIYEVSKQQFSPKDGSGLPFYMSAFLAGLGGFAGGFVGNPADLVNVRMQNDVKLPPEQRRNYKNAIHGLYRVAAQEGVTRLWAGASMTCSRATLMTIGQLSFYDLIKSTLLSSPYFGDNVLTHITSSVLAGAIATTLTQPVDVLKTRAMNAKPGEVTSILLLIKNTAKEGPLAFFKGYIPAFVRLAPHTVLTFVFLEQLRMNFGTIKPEYISI, from the exons atggAAACCGGAAAGGAAGTAAGAGTATCGTTATGGTATTTTGGGGGCTTGGCATCAGCCGGAGCTGCCTGTGTCACTCACCCTTTAGACTTACTGAAGGTTCAAATGCAGACACAAAAGGGGAAGAATATATCAATGTTCCAGTTAACAGGAATAGTACTTAAAAATCAAG GTGTTATGGGATTATATAATGGAATTTCAGCTTCCCTTTTGCGTCAGCTTACATACTCTACAGCAAGATTTGGAATTTATGAAGTTTCAAAACAACAATTTTCACCAAAAGAT ggtaGTGGTTTGCCATTCTATATGTCCGCCTTCCTTGCGGGTCTAGGAGGATTTGCAGGTGGTTTTGTTGGTAACCCAGCTGACTTAGTCAATGTACGCATGCAAAATGATGTCAAACTCCCACCAGAGCAAAGAAggaa TTACAAAAACGCTATTCATGGGCTATATAGAGTTGCAGCGCAAGAAGGCGTCACGCGTTTGTGGGCCGGCGCTTCGATGACATGCAGTCGCGCGACCCTGATGACAATTGGACAGCTGTCcttttatgatttaataaaaagtacattgcTATCTTCGCCATACTTTGGAGATAATGTTTTGACACATATTACTTCGAGTGTCTTAGCT GGCGCTATCGCAACTACATTGACACAGCCTGTAGACGTATTAAAAACTCGCGCTATGAACGCCAAACCAGGTGAGGTGACTAGTATTTTGCTCTTAATTAAAAACACTGCCAAAGAAGGACCTCTCGCGTTCTTTAAGGGATACATTCCAGCATTTGTTAGACTTGCGCCACACACTGTTCTCACGTTCGTGTTCCTAGAACAACTGAGAATGAACTTTGGAACCATTAAACCAGagtatatatctatttaa
- the LOC120629191 gene encoding uncharacterized protein LOC120629191, with amino-acid sequence MFLCFRMASDIIASFEFDKEVESSKIIVVKEINGCDSSFITSCVLGHCIKNKNGLLVISTHNSVLHYHNVGLKMNYNLQKSIDVGLIHFYDAGQELVNNILENLDNSSQDFLYKITEKMSYMSQQYGSVNVIFNGVSHLFDLQFNLRQANKICKGIIDLVRSYNNNSFALFHCYVAMDDDATNLLANLLSHKAEILAEVESLSSGLSSDVSGHLTFKYLYQKYQRDHLYSLEPKMSQYLYKLFDRGVKLLAPGTV; translated from the coding sequence atgttccTTTGTTTCAGAATGGCTTCAGATATAATAGcaagttttgaatttgataaagaAGTGGAATCAAGCAAAATAATAGTGGTTAAGGAAATTAATGGCTGTGATAGCTCTTTTATAACTAGCTGTGTACTTGGACAttgcatcaaaaataaaaatggtttacTTGTTATTTCAACTCACAACTCTGTTTTGCATTATCACAATGTTGGTCTTAAGATGAATTATAACTTACAGAAATCTATAGATGTAGGTCTCATTCATTTTTATGATGCAGGCCAAgaactagtaaataatatattagaaaATTTGGATAACTCATCACAGgactttttgtataaaattacagaaaaaatgTCATATATGTCGCAACAGTATGGTTcggtaaatgtaatttttaatggaGTTTCCCATCTATTCGATCTACAGTTTAATTTAAgacaagcaaataaaatatgtaaaggtattattgatcttgtaagatcttacaataataattcctttgCACTCTTTCATTGTTATGTAGCAATGGATGATGATGCTACCAATTTGCTGGCAAATCTACTCTCTCACAAAGCAGAAATCTTAGCTGAGGTAGAAAGTCTTTCATCAGGTTTAAGTAGTGATGTTTCAGGACACCTAACTTTCAAATACCTATATCAGAAATATCAGAGGGATCACTTGTATTCATTGGAACCTAAGATGTCTCAATACCTTTATAAATTGTTTGATAGAGGAGTAAAGTTGCTAGCGCCAGGtactgtttaa